A window of the Plasmodium vivax chromosome 12, whole genome shotgun sequence genome harbors these coding sequences:
- a CDS encoding protein prenyltransferase alpha subunit, putative (encoded by transcript PVX_118365A), translating to MHGRRASSSKDEKAKLEKVKELIPLVNHLIKKKNEKSYDKEYIETTSVILRRCPYLQTLWNFRREYFESMQNGSAPVGEVGKGDEEADCPKNPLPEELKILMKNENTMVEEILSKFNKCNELWFHKLWIIKFCLKNDLMDFSDLMNELEFCKIGFYKDDRNYHCWNYRSYIIACVHICVKRGKQGEAHRGEGSSDERDPPSAELGNQFDVHKSNYELSKTLIERNFSNFSAWFLKYTIRESLICTENELDLITNAIFTDPFDQSLWEFYRWFLFQKGNDKEEIFFTLLQNNCIYFFFQNLIKVNLSKSKCYDDNGREITGEWGQHLVALNNPQDSFESYVYCFKLTDEHILLNGQPTYLKFCIFYYKYNLYEPEEVHYEKNVLSDLMVCHDYLVEEDKYEHNFVYLIDFRKFSQNEHFKILLDYDRHRGADPKMDSNSSCVSPFTPLYKYINRSNILLNTAKHINFASLILELEKINELLLLESNCKFALFTKFEMLRRLEQFDELFHLLELLKQVDSIRVEYYKDLETELRIQ from the exons ATGCATGGACGCAGAGCCAGCAGCTCGAAAGATGAGAAAGCCAAGCTAGAAAAGGTCAAAGAATTAATCCCCCTTGTGAACCActtgataaaaaagaagaatgaaaaaagctACGATAAAGAATACATCGAAACGACATCCGTCATTTTGAGGAGGTGTCCTTATCTGCAGACTTTGTGGAATTTCAGGAGGGAATATTTTGAGTCCATGCAAAATGGCAGCGCACCGGTTGGCGAAGTGGGGAAAG GCGACGAAGAAGCGGATTGCCCCAAGAACCCCCTCCCTGAGGAgctaaaaattttgatgaaaaatgaaaacacaaTGGTTGAAGAAATTTTGAGCAAATTTAACAAGTGCAACGAATTGTGGTTTCACAAATTGtggataataaaattttgccTAAAAAATGATCTAATGGATTTTTCTGACCTTATGAACGAGTTagaattttgcaaaatcgGCTTCTACAAAGATGATAGGAATTACCACTGTTGGAATTATCGGTCCTATATCATcgcatgtgtgcatatatgcgtgaagagggggaagcaggGGGAGGCTCACAGAGGGGAAGGCAGCAGTGACGAACGCgaccccccctccgcagaaCTTGGCAACCAATTTGACGTCCACAAGTCCAATTACGAGCTGTCGAAAACACTAATTGAGAGGAATTTTTCCAATTTCTCCGCCTGGTTTCTGAAATACACCATTCGTGAATCTTTAATTTGCACCGAAAACGAGTTAGACTTGATAACAAATGCAATTTTCACGGATCCGTTTGATCAAAGTCTGTGGGAATTTTATAGATggtttctttttcaaaagggTAATGACAAGGAGGAGATATTTTTCACTCTGTTGCAAAATAattgcatttatttctttttccaaaatttgaTTAAGGTTAACTTATCCAAATCAAAGTGTTACGATGATAATGGAAGGGAGATAACTGGAGAGTGGGGCCAGCATTTGGTAGCTCTGAACAACCCGCAAGACAGTTTCGAATCCTACGTATACTGTTTCAAACTCACTGATGAGCATATCCTTTTGAATGGCCAGCCtacttatttaaaattttgcatattttattataagtaTAATCTTTACGAACCAGAGGAGGTAcattacgaaaaaaatgtcctGAGCGATCTGATGGTGTGCCACGACTATTTGGTTGAAGAGGACAAGTATGAGCACAACTTTGTGTACCTGATCGATTTCCGGAAGTTTtcccaaaatgaacatttcaaaatattGCTAGATTATGATAGACATAGGGGAGCAGACCCTAAAATGGACTCAAATTCTAGTTGCGTTAGCCCCTTCACTCCgctatataaatatatcaatcGCTCCAACATACTGTTGAACACAGCCAAGCACATAAATTTTGCTTCATTAATTTTGGAGCttgagaaaataaatgaactACTACTTTTGGAGAGCAATTGCAAGTTCGCCTTATTTACCAA GTTCGAAATGCTAAGAAGGCTGGAACAGTTCGACGAACTCTTCCACCTACTTGAGTTGCTAAAGCAAGTGGACAGCATCCGGGTGGAGTACTACAAAGACTTGGAGACGGAGCTGCGGATACAGTAA
- a CDS encoding hypothetical protein, conserved (encoded by transcript PVX_118370A), producing MYKCVNVDSLNDEFITKKDSLNNLNVKERSSGRTGKSYYGKNDADHMMQNAEKNYLDRFDTPNGNLNKNYLYCGDNLMDEDSSKNSDLHSKTLEEHLKSYSYHHVDPEYILSNKYGSSQVRVDGSHLISLSDQRNIILSKERIHNRYFSKSYDNRSDGNRSDGHRSDGHKSDGHKSDGHKSDGNKNNDQIVNMISNHYNNLIQTTNKGIENINSNCDAIISKHNYDSMSDVSSTILMNKNDITQNNDYADYNYNSYFNYRNDHTSAHHYNGSANNGGQNNGSSSGRINGSSTGRIHGSSAGHNKRHSNGCSSRSLRSRNGNYEAEKRECFPYAHESSLNENLIHDNCDYAKVGKAELVMRDNEMNSLSVYNDEDAQNRILQEMDEQTKQGDLHFSNRLQSIERENTNNRIKIYDMFNNLNIKKSNNTNMGILNFLKNKRKNKYAYDSKGIRNDAAENKAPSKESHSSGVASKAGGTTVNDHAANDHNAGSANPSGHNIAEGSHSSYRFNANMRNVECNDPYNSSPVLKGHTYNEEEAKNKPATPHHILIDQKYIEENEEKLSKAELANKSNISSFETLKLLEKDNNGDVTNFYRSALNEFLNKKDSRSDECSNKADSAKMKQNNPFSVYHYVKKERAENAAPLPNGKEKCSSHKSGSTASKGNEKCNINGGSSKSNQNRNNVERNCNAIHSQRVDNHNSGNELPPRGEKTNKKGPTQRDAATNSNDNYSVGKNGLYIFKTGSEVPSSSFNHYSKKGTKKDPFDREHKMDVKRNKPDKDQHYFKEGLETDGEFPFNAKWNENDTFYLHEENKKNEKIKTNEELSSKYISSYSESSLPSSMQSFVEPKNRVAQKSRNSKNALTKEVKNRSEKKCNAKRKMNLKGKQENGQFHRSSSNSLIDDISCIYEDAKQFNFIDGIDGNRVSRNDACRHNVNHSANCNNANKSNKGVGTDARIPGHVHSCDEAKAPLQQNKCKHECRNAPTVYVKKKKKKKKKKHNGSDRYTESGSDRGAASSRDEDGGNNDCKKSLKGEDSSVKNKHRRSSSPNVNHSDPRNGVERGSKKYPGEHNALKELSADKGGDHYGDRERGSARDDAHDPLVASKAAHSMNPFRHDVATNQNEADSGANKGDRGSNKGDSSDDEDDGYNNRDSGDRRGKANGRGRAKNGNANTLEKSQIAQEYNENSVAMKKEKKKKKKEDPLKTKQTMAQDEDNAHGDDTNVVVKCKMKKKSSHIISDYEQRACSVRENVPGSKTHSVVACKKEHQTKENTSKKSARKKGANQSSSSFNSSSSENHEKDEIECDSKTVPRKSARLKESNVKKTHRTPLHSNTASIRNSRGTNTGNGYNSQSPSSNRRSGMSDISSSGDDSDEGESQSVKAKTGKNKNSHFSSSGKMELKFCSDQEANQRCRREREASGNGTENRDSDEDSNAAEQNRAVSKVERDSHLTNSVAKKKRQGNLAKSKNDKREDLSTGEDNTDCGNLKEKRKKTKRCPSTGCSNNPTDGDTKLVYNPNGNLTAQCDGRRAVKKGGTPDGDEQICANMHHESEHFYSNANDVAMNGMRGENMCTRDTHIEGAHMNDPRMSYWDISIANYKTHSSKNSMGSIDNPASVGSLSKKKKDIQLVTQSEENFGDVPQERYCTMRCAPAPLGGGNLNHMDAHLKNIPSGNNAKRNAKSNAANLINGNEFAHQRVDCQNEEFKNLIMTGDAASCGEKVPPMEDQRMGRHLVRESFKQKAPLFYEKDGKLDDIFTHSNKEELLRNSKRMLNRTFSNGDPPSGHIPHKEHRTKEVPSMDNPFKRTEYIKHGIKTEDYPNRSSNMSNEDIPYNGIYEKEAGIFLKDSVSSQWSRKPDTLLTAQRRKRNDEGVNVSLNTNAGVNMNYIHEDPRAYQSKNAYIREEQIFPGKFTQGKNYNGALCKNRFNDDRRDELLHEKGKSDLFSSRGQEVDHIYKRDSISNAQFMSRGAPAHVAKSVQSTHHVFVNNATQEQPQRMGDPGGIIYNPVEADTNVNSYTPHLNFFQKEAKAAQRGIEKNPFFLHSHIKSTNMDGGINFYKTEEKDTMGVTPPMDRTSQKKEYDASRMNLFNKALHINVNGEQSDWFARKTDLEQNAGESKRTNNMEGGIGAKGTYHWGDPNDERSLGYMHRGGAAPFPDIYPGSGGRYGSGVNGVDAQNGNGLFPRHGRDTTIHGIRKNNDSNSGNRGNRGGDNGGPFDRGTNIHVGSAPSDADKRAAHANSQVAYSELESAIILNEVLRKDSESWNKPYSGTNKIPTLRFTNNFSIDFANILKNYKDKSDNYLNKQYIQDLERINFLIQNFTNSYRCSDNLKSIFQLLQYEIEKEKRENQYFCQDQKYLVLTMPLNDIKKNYDHFGEPILKEPICEYKLDTCLLENLENQSKGESCSWGRDHLKGDPTKACNLVKNCSRGDGPNYDGSEYGANDKCVQKCTTGNCRGLCMRAPSWASSPNSTTDVATASASAVVRAYSNSSGCGKLVRANRCAGNLPKTDKPGKHCISKKRCGGTLNESILSKMNTFIIRHNNRVYKLKLNGNFPLRGNQLSTKKNGKLFKLLSSFYKPFFKEEYNKRNVLLNEDLPLSYVHNVNPSRDSLSQDQTDNNGIVKSSHTHNDDNFYNIIQSSGLTNIDDLFISDDEVNLIYMYNNHRNEKVYSLEKLDVLKNQNSTLSSLNDSANTGQENYSCKK from the coding sequence ATGTACAAATGCGTCAATGTAGATAGCCTGAACGATGAATTTATAACCAAAAAAGATTCACTCAACAACTTAAACGTAAAGGAGAGAAGCAGTGGCAGGACAGGTAAAAGCTATTAcggcaaaaatgatgcagaCCATATGATGCaaaatgcggaaaaaaattacctagACCGTTTCGATACACCAAATGGAAATCTCAACAAGAATTATCTCTACTGTGGTGATAATTTAATGGATGAAGATAGCAGCAAAAATAGCGACTTGCATAGCAAAACGTTAGAGGAACATTTGAAAAGCTACAGTTACCACCATGTGGACCCAGAGTACATACTTAGTAATAAATATGGAAGCTCACAAGTGAGGGTGGACGGAAGCCATCTGATTAGTCTTAGCGATCAAAGGAACATTATTCTGTCCAAAGAGCGCATTCACAACAGGTACTTCAGCAAAAGTTACGACAACAGAAGTGACGGCAACAGAAGTGATGGCCACAGAAGTGATGGCCACAAAAGTGACGGCCACAAAAGTGACGGCCACAAAAGTGACGGCAACAAAAATAACGACCAAATCGTCAACATGATAAGCaatcattataataatttaatccAAACGACCAACAAGGgaatagaaaatataaacagcAACTGCGATGCCATCATTTCGAAGCATAACTACGACAGCATGTCCGATGTTAGCAGCACCATTTTGATGAACAAAAACGACATTACACAGAATAACGATTACGCGGATTATAACTACAACAgctattttaattatagaaACGATCATACCTCTGCACACCACTACAACGGCAGTGCCAATAATGGCGGCCAAAATAATGGCAGCAGCAGTGGTCGCATTAATGGAAGCAGCACCGGTCGCATCCACGGAAGCAGCGCAGGGCATAATAAACGACACAGCAACGGCTGCAGTAGCCGCAGCTTGCGAAGCAGGAATGGAAACTATGaggcggaaaaaagggagtgcTTCCCCTATGCACATGAAAGCTCGCTGAACGAAAATTTAATACACGACAACTGTGACTACGCCAAAGTGGGGAAAGCCGAGCTGGTCATGCGAGACAATGAGATGAATTCGCTATCCGTGTACAATGACGAAGACGCACAGAATAGAATTCTTCAAGAAATGGATGAGCAAACAAAGCAAGGCGACTTGCACTTCTCAAATAGACTCCAGAGCatcgaaagggaaaacacGAACAACCGAATTAAGATCTACGACATGTTTAACAAtcttaatattaaaaagagtAACAACACAAATATGGgcattttgaattttttgaaaaataagaGGAAGAACAAATACGCCTATGATAGCAAGGGTATTCGAAATGACGCTGCGGAGAATAAGGCCCCCAGCAAGGAGAGTCATAGTAGCGGCGTGGCCAGCAAAGCGGGGGGAACTACTGTGAATGACCACGCCGCGAATGACCATAATGCGGGGAGCGCCAACCCGAGCGGTCATAACATCGCTGAGGGAAGCCACAGCAGTTACAGATTCAACGCCAACATGAGAAACGTAGAATGCAACGACCCGTATAATAGCTCCCCCGTGTTAAAAGGGCACACGTACaacgaagaggaagcaaaaaacaAACCAGCGACACCCCACCACATTCTAATCGATCAGAAGTATATAGAAGAAAACGAGGAGAAACTATCCAAAGCCGAATTAGCAAATAAGTCTAATATTAGCTCATTTGAAACATTGAAACTGTTAGAGAAGGACAACAATGGTGATGTCACTAACTTTTACAGAAGTGCACTGAACgagtttttaaataaaaaggacaGCCGCTCAGATGAATGTAGCAATAAAGCCGATTccgcaaaaatgaagcagaACAACCCCTTCAGTGTCTATCATTATGTGAAAAAGGAGCGAGCCGAGAATGCGGCTCCGCTTCCCAACGGCAAGGAAAAGTGTAGCAGTCATAAAAGCGGTAGTACTGCTAGTAAGGGCAACGAAAAATGCAACATAAACGGGGGAAGTAGTAAGAGCAACCAAAATCGGAACAATGTGGAAAGAAATTGCAATGCAATTCATAGCCAACGCGTTGACAACCATAACTCTGGTAAtgagcttcccccccgtggtgAGAAAACCAACAAGAAAGGTCCAACCCAAAGGGACGCAGCAACAAATAGTAATGATAACTATAGTGTAGGAAAAAACGGCctatatatattcaaaacGGGATCGGAAGTACCCAGCAGCAGTTTTAACCATTATTCGAAGAAAGGCACTAAAAAAGACCCATTTGACAGAgaacacaaaatggatgtGAAGAGGAACAAGCCAGACAAGGATCAGCATTACTTCAAAGAGGGACTTGAAACCGATGGGGAATTTCCTTTTAACGCGAAATGGAATGAAAACGATACGTTCTACCTACatgaggaaaacaaaaaaaatgaaaaaataaaaaccaaTGAAGAGTTATcaagtaaatatatttcttcatatTCCGAGTCGTCCCTCCCGAGCTCCATGCAGTCCTTTGTGGAGCCCAAAAATAGGGTAGCCCAAAAAAGCCGCAACTCAAAAAATGCACTTAcgaaagaagtaaaaaataggagcgaaaaaaagtgtaatgcaaaaagaaaaatgaacctGAAGGGGAAACAAGAAAATGGACAGTTCCATCGAAGTAGCAGTAACTCACTAATTGATGACATAAGTTGCATTTATGAAGACGCCAAGCAGTTCAATTTTATCGATGGAATTGACGGAAATCGTGTGAGCCGAAACGATGCCTGTAGGCACAATGTTAACCACTCCGCTAACTGTAACAATGCTAATAAAAGTAACAAAGGGGTTGGCACCGATGCGAGAATCCCCGGACATGTACACAGTTGTGACGAAGCGAAAGCGCCTCTGCAACAAAATAAGTGCAAACACGAATGCAGAAACGCACCCACGGTGTATgtcaagaagaagaaaaaaaaaaaaaaaaaaaaacataatggGAGTGATCGCTACACCGAAAGTGGCAGTGACAGGGGTGCAGCCAGCAGTCGTGATGAAGATGGAGGGAACAATGATTGCAAAAAGAGCCTCAAAGGTGAGGACAGTTCTGTGAAAAACAAGCACAGACGAAGCAGCTCACCCAATGTTAACCATTCGGATCCTAGAAACGGCGTCGAAAGgggtagtaaaaaatatccaGGCGAACATAACGCTTTAAAAGAATTAAGTGCCGACAAGGGGGGCGATCATTATGGTGACCGTGAAAGGGGAAGTGCGCGTGACGACGCGCATGACCCTCTCGTCGCCAGCAAAGCCGCTCATTCTATGAACCCCTTTAGGCACGACGTAGCTACTAACCAGAACGAAGCCGACAGTGGCGCTAACAAAGGCGACAGAGGTAGTAACAAAGGAGACAGTAGTGACGACGAAGACGACGGTTATAATAATCGGGACAGTGGTGATAGGCGAGGCAAAGCCAATGGCAGGgggagagcaaaaaatggaaacgcTAACACTTTGGAAAAATCGCAAATAGCGCAGGAATATAACGAAAACTCTGTTGCaatgaaaaaagagaaaaaaaaaaagaagaaagaggaTCCGTTAAAGACCAAACAAACAATGGCACAAGATGAAGATAATGCACATGGTGATGACACGAACGTGGTGGTCAagtgcaaaatgaagaagaaatcgAGTCACATTATTTCGGATTATGAGCAACGTGCCTGTTCTGTGAGGGAAAATGTACCAGGCAGCAAGACACATTCTGTTGTCGCTTGCAAAAAGGAGCATCAAACGAAGGAGAACACTAGTAAGAAATCTGCCCGAAAAAAGGGCGCCAACCAAAGTAGCAGTAGCTTTAACTCGTCCAGCAGTGAAAACCACGAGAAGGACGAAATCGAATGTGACAGTAAAACTGTTCCAAGGAAGTCTGCTCGCTTGAAAGAGAGCAATGTGAAGAAGACGCATAGAACCCCCCTGCACAGTAACACCGCTAGCATTAGGAATAGCAGGGGGACCAACACAGGCAATGGTTATAATAGCCAAAGCCCAAGTAGCAACCGGCGCAGCGGTATGAGTGATATAAGCAGCAGTGGTGACGACTCGGATGAGGGCGAAAGCCAAAGCGTTAAGGCGAAAACgggaaagaacaaaaacagTCATTTTTCTAGTAgcggaaaaatggaattaaaattttgtagcGACCAAGAAGCGAACCAAAGGTGCAGACGCGAAAGGGAAGCCTCTGGTAACGGAACGGAGAACCGAGACTCCGACGAAGACTCCAACGCTGCAGAACAAAACCGCGCAGTCAGTAAAGTCGAAAGGGACAGTCACCTCACCAACAGtgtggcgaaaaaaaaaaggcagggCAATTTGGCGAAAAGTAAAAACGACAAGCGAGAGGATCTCTCAACAGGAGAGGACAACACCGATTGTGGCAatttaaaggaaaagagaaaaaagacgAAGAGGTGTCCCTCCACCGGTTGCAGTAACAACCCTACGGATGGAGATACCAAATTGGTCTATAACCCAAATGGCAATCTAACTGCACAGTGTGATGGACGCAGGGctgtaaaaaagggaggcacCCCTGATGGGGATGAACAAATCTGCGCAAATATGCATCACGAAAGTGAGCACTTCTACAGCAACGCAAACGATGTCGCGATGAACGGAATGAGAGGAGAAAACATGTGCACGAGAGACACCCACATAGAGGGTGCCCACATGAATGACCCACGCATGAGCTATTGGGACATTTCCATCGCAAACTATAAAACACACTCGTCGAAAAACAGCATGGGTAGCATTGACAACCCTGCTAGTGTAGGCTCcctaagcaaaaaaaaaaaggacatacAGTTAGTGACCCAAAGTGAGGAAAACTTCGGAGATGTCCCCCAAGAAAGGTACTGCACCATGCGATGTGCACCTGCACCCTTGGGGGGAGGTAACTTAAACCATATGGACGCACATTTGAAGAACATCCCTTCGGGAAATAACGCAAAAAGGAACGCAAAAAGTAACGCTGCAAATCTGATAAACGGAAATGAATTTGCACATCAGAGGGTTGATTGCCAAAATGAGGAgttcaaaaatttaatcatGACGGGGGACGCGGCTAGTTGTGGTGAGAAAGTACCCCCAATGGAGGATCAACGGATGGGGAGACACTTAGTGAGAGAGAGCTTTAAACAGAAGGCCCCTCTCTTTTACGAAAAGGATGGTAAGTTGGACGATATTTTTACGCATAGCAATAAAGAAGAACTGTTGCGTAACTCAAAACGAATGCTAAATAGGACCTTCTCAAATGGGGATCCACCCAGTGGACACATCCCCCACAAGGAGCACAGAACGAAAGAAGTACCTTCTATGGATAACCCATTTAAACGGACAGAATACATAAAGCATGGTATAAAAACAGAAGATTATCCTAACAGAAGTAGCAACATGTCAAATGAGGACATCCCCTATAACGGCATCTATGAGAAAGAGGccggcatttttttaaaagacagTGTAAGCAGCCAGTGGAGTAGAAAACCTGATACTTTGTTAACTGcgcagaggaggaaaaggaacgaTGAAGGGGTGAACGTAAGCCTAAACACCAATGCAGGTGTGAATATGAATTACATACATGAAGATCCGCGTGCGTACCaaagtaaaaatgcatacatacgtgaGGAGCAAATCTTTCCAGGGAAGTTCACCCAAGGGAAAAACTATAACGGCGCACTTTGTAAGAATCGCTTTAACGATGACAGGAGGGACGAATTATTGcatgaaaagggaaagagcGATTTGTTCTCCTCGAGAGGTCAAGAAGTGGACCACATCTACAAAAGGGATAGCATTTCCAATGCGCAGTTTATGAGTAGGGGGGCACCTGCACACGTGGCAAAATCGGTGCAAAGTACGCATCATGTGTTTGTAAATAACGCAACACAGGAGCAACCCCAACGAATGGGAGACCCCGGTGGCATCATTTACAACCCAGTGGAGGCAGACACTAATGTAAATAGTTACACCCCTCATCTAAATTTCTTccaaaaagaagcgaaagcCGCGCAAAGGGGCATCGAGAAAAATCCCTTCTTCCTACACTCACACATAAAAAGCACAAACATGGATGGGGGAatcaatttttacaaaacggAGGAGAAAGATACCATGGGTGTCACCCCCCCTATGGACAGAACAAGCCAAAAGAAAGAATACGACGCAAGTAGGATGAACCTTTTCAATAAAGCTCTGCACATCAATGTTAACGGGGAGCAGTCAGATTGGTTTGCCCGTAAAACCGATTTGGAACAAAATGCAGGTGAAAGCAAACGGACGAACAACATGGAGGGGGGAATAGGCGCAAAGGGGACTTATCACTGGGGGGATCCTAATGATGAACGCAGCCTAGGGTACATGCACAGGGGAGGCGCTGCCCCCTTCCCAGACATCTACCCAGGAAGCGGTGGGCGATACGGAAGCGGCGTAAACGGTGTGGacgcacaaaatgggaacggTTTGTTCCCACGCCATGGGAGAGACACTACCATTCACGgcattagaaaaaataacgacAGTAACAGCGGTAACCGCGGTAATCGCGGCGGTGACAACGGTGGACCTTTTGATCGGGGGACTAACATCCACGTGGGGAGTGCACCCAGTGACGCAGATAAAAGAGCGGCCCATGCGAACAGCCAAGTTGCGTATTCCGAATTGGAGAGCGCAATCATCCTAAATGAAGTGCTACGAAAGGATAGCGAAAGTTGGAACAAACCCTACAGTGGCACGAATAAAATACCGACACTTCGCTTTACCAACAATTTCTCTATCGACTTTGCAAACATTCTGAAAAACTACAAAGACAAATCGGATAATTATCTTAATAAGCAGTACATACAGGACTTGGAgagaattaattttttaattcaaaattttacaaacagCTACAGATGTAGCGATAATTTAAAATCTATTTTTCAACTGCTTCAGtacgaaattgaaaaggagaaaagagaGAATCAGTATTTTTGTCAAGACCAGAAATATTTAGTTCTTACCATGCCTCtaaatgatattaaaaaaaattatgaccatTTTGGGGAAcccattttaaaagaacCCATCTGCGAATATAAGCTGGATACATgccttttggaaaatttagaaaatcAATCTAAGGGTGAGTCCTGCAGTTGGGGAAGGGACCACCTAAAGGGGGACCCAACGAAGGCATGCAATTTGGTCAAGAATTGTAGCAGGGGGGATGGCCCGAACTATGACGGCAGCGAATATGGCGCTAATGACAAGTGCGTGCAGAAGTGCACTACAGGAAATTGCAGAGGGTTATGCATGAGGGCGCCAAGCTGGGCTTCTTCCCCGAACAGCACCACGGACGTGGCAACGGCGTCGGCATCGGCGGTGGTACGCGCGTacagcaacagcagcggCTGCGGAAAGCTGGTCAGGGCCAACCGCTGCGCCGGTAACCTGCCCAAGACGGACAAGCCGGGCAAGCACTGtattagcaaaaaaaggtgcgGCGGCACCTTGAACGAAAGCATCTtatcaaaaatgaacacattcATAATAAGGCACAATAACCGCGTGTACAAATTAAAGCTAAATGGCAATTTCCCCTTAAGAGGCAACCAATTgagtaccaaaaaaaatggaaaactttttaaattgctttcttcattttataagCCATTTTTCAAAGAAGAATACAACAAAAGAAATGTTCTGCTTAATGAAGACCTGCCCCTAAGTTATGTACACAATGTGAACCCCAGCAGGGATAGCCTTTCGCAAGACCAAACAGATAATAATGGGATTGTCAAATCGTCTCACACCCATAATGATGAcaacttttataatattattcagAGCAGTGGACTTACTAATATAGACGACCTTTTCATTTCGGACGACGAGGTGAATCTTATTTACATGTATAACAACCATCGCAATGAGAAGGTTTATAGTTTAGAAAAATTGGACGTGTTGAAAAATCAAAACTCTACGTTGTCCTCTCTGAATGATTCAGCGAACACGGGGCAGGAGAATTACTcctgtaaaaaatga
- a CDS encoding methionine-tRNA ligase, putative (encoded by transcript PVX_118375A; Apicoplast targeted protein. Curated by Stuart Ralph, Walter and Eliza Hall Institute of Medical Research, Australia.), with translation MCVLTLVQDDVKSDILKLVLDFIKAVVVKDDEKVAFPEVRHEKKISFQYKDKQYKELFCTLYAIIDIYDCYNELFNEDEGKVSENEEFIFHLASDKFKLKQLDMKHLNDLLCEKSYIVSNRHASIVDIFYFCSVYKPLSEMPAKERVEISHIYRWFLHIQETLVGKFTTLKKLEVRDSLETFLNSKNVMSPGERANSVSMRQQKDDKNAKNENGDNEKGKKKNNAQNKNAQKKKVEEPKNLDDITRLNIIVGYVEEVEIHPDADTLYCLKINVGEEKSRDICSGLRLKKNSEDLLHKYVLVLANLKEKSLRGRKSHGMVLCGSFGEQIELLAPPDGVNVGERIICENMDVNKLPDKTLSFDKEKNPFFHIQPHLLVKNGVAHYKDAKWLSSKGEITCPLEQGTIS, from the exons ATGTGTGTTTTAACGTTAGTGCAGGACGATGTAAAATCAGATATTCTGAAATTGGTCCTTGACTTTATCAAAGCGGTGGTCGTCAAAGATGATGAAAAGGTGGCTTTTCCCGAAGTGCGAcatgaaaag aaaatttccttccaGTATAAGGACAAACAGTACAAGGAGCTGTTTTGCACGCTTTACGCGATTATCGATATATACGACTGCTACAACGAACTGTTTAACGAAGATGAAGGCAAAGTgagcgaaaatgaagaattcattttccatttggcaAGTGACAAATTTAAACTGAAGCAGCTAGACATGAAGCATTTGAATGATTTGTTATGCGAAAAATCGTACATTGTCTCGAATAGGCATGCCTCCATAGtggacattttttatttctgctCTGTTTATAAACCTTTAAGTGAAATGCCCGCCAAAGAGAGAGTCGAAATTTCACACATATATAGGTGGTTTTTACACATTCAAGAAACCCTAGTGGGGAAATTCACTACACTAAAAAAGTTGGAAGTTAGGGACAGTCTGGAAACTTTTctaaatagtaaaaatgtaatgagCCCAGGTGAACGAGCTAATAGTGTAAGCATGAGACAACAGAAGGATGATaagaatgcaaaaaatgaaaatggagataatgaaaaaggtaaaaagaaaaataatgcacaaaataaaaatgcccagaaaaaaaaagtagaggAACCAAAGAACCTCGATGATATTACCAGATTAAATATTATCGTAGGGTATGTAGAGGAAGTGGAAATTCACCCAGATGCCGATACGCTGTACTGTTTGAAGATAAAtgtgggggaagaaaaatccAGGGATATTTGCAGTGGCTTAAGACTTAAAAAGAATTCAGAAGATTTACTACACAAATACGTTTTAGTGCTAGccaatttgaaggaaaaGTCCCttagaggaagaaaaagtcaCGGTATGGTTTTATGCGGGTCTTTTGGTGAACAAATAGAGCTACTTGCCCCCCCAGATGGAGTCAACGTTGGGGAGAGAattatttgtgaaaatatGGACGTCAATAAATTGCCAGATAAAACCTTAAGCTTTGATAAGGAGAAAAATCCCTTTTTTCACATCCAGCCACATTTGCTCGTCAAGAACGGTGTAGCGCATTATAAAGATGCCAAATGGCTCTCCTCCAAGGGAGAAATCACTTGCCCCCTAGAACAGGGAACAATTTCGTAG